ATCAACTAGTGCTTTGCACAAACAACGATGCACCTAATCACTTGTGACTTACATTGATATTTTGCTGAACTAATCTTGCTCCTTTCTAAGGACGAGCTTTTTTCGCCTCTATAGTTCTTGTCATTTAAATTGAAACAAAGAATTCATTTAGATTTGCACTTAACCTGCTAACCTATGAAAACATACCATCCCCAACTTCATATTTTTCACAATATAATCATAACTAtttcaaatgaatgaatgaaacATGCAAGCAGGCAAACCTTGTTAGTCGAAGACTGACAACCATTCCATATgatagaaaaaaaattgaatattgtAGTATACAAAATAATGAGGTCAAATGTTTCTTTTTCTATAGCACACCACCATATCAACATCTTATATATAtgattatccatcatcattcaaacatagtaaaggccagtaaggaCTTCCAGTAGACCTCATCTCCAAACGTATAATCCTCATCTTCAAAACTATACAGAAATCAACATTATTTTCTATTAGTTTTAAGTTTCTTATGCAATTGCCTCAAGTGACATAACcacaattattaaaaataaatgcatAGAAAATCAAATAATAAGTACAAAAAAGTTGTCAATCATGATTCCTTAATATAATTCCTTAATATTAAAGTTGTCAATCAAATAATAAGTACAAAAAAGTTGCCTAAACCGAAATTTGACAACCAAGTAATATCACAATCATGGTTCCTTAATATTGTAGGATACAACATAATGTcaaatcaaatattaatacctAATTTCATGAAAAAGAACATTGTGAGCTAGTAAACTCTTTAGACTTGCCACAATTTCTAAGAATTTTCTGAACACTCACAGCAAATACTAAGACTACTGATCTTTGGATCTCATATCTCATGCTCTATAAGTCATAATTCCAATACAGAAAACCTTCTAGCAAAATACTGATCTTTTTAGCAACTACTGATCTTTGGATCTCTCATATCTCATGCTCTATAAGTCATAATTCCACTACAGAAAACTTTTAAGCAAATACCAAGACCGCAAACATTTGGATCGCTCTGATTGCATACCCTAAAGTTGTGTATTCCAAGGCAGCATATTACAAATATTTGAATCTCTTTGTAGATTCTACAATTGTAATTCCATGACAGCAAACTTTCACGACACGTTACATAAGAATCCAAATAAGCTTAGAACCTAAGATTTAAGAAGTTTATAGCTCACATACAGTTGCAGCAAATTCCAAGACAGCAAACTTACTTGTGTATTCCAAGACAGCAAACTTACATGCAATTGCAGCAAATACCAAGACTACAAATATTGGATATCTGTGTATTCCATGACCGTAAACTTTCATAACAGGTTAGATAAGAATCTACATCAATAAAAAACCTAACAAATTCAAGAATTTAAAAATTATGGAAACCAATGACCCagtgttttttttaacttcataCAGAAAGGGTGACAAATTTCAAGCTCAACTGTTAAAAGCCTCTATTGCAGGCAAAATGATCAATTTACGGCTTACACATTTCATTTGACTGCCCTAGGGCACACACAAAAGCTTATGGAACCTGGGCATATCCACAGAGACTAGGCCCCAATTAGTGTTCACATTTTAGCTCACAAGACACAAAGGGCTCTTGAAAAGAATTCACtacaaagaaataatagaataatcaAGAAAAAGAATGGCAGGTTCAGGACAGATTCCTTTCAAATGGGGCTTCCACATTGTTTTCAAACTGATTTTGCCAACAGAAAACTTGGCAAATTCATCCAACTTACGACTCAAGCACGAGGCAGCTTCTGTCAGACTGAACCAGAAAAAATTTCAGGTAGGTGATGAATCTTAATAGCTTCACGAACTGCAGCAAGTGGACTTCTGTGCAGGACTGTCTGGACCTTTTGCTTGATCTGCTTTGTTAAGTTTGATAGTATTTGGCTGCAGCAAACCATGCACCAATTACTCTTTGTAGTGGTGAATCACATGCTTTCATACAGAATGACTTGCTTCCCTTtaaccaacaaaaaaaataaaatcaatttacgaGTAATTTTAGGTTGTAATACACAGTAACTTACCTCAACCTTTGTATCACTTTCTTCAAGCCTTTTCTTTATATCCCTTCCAATATTGAAGAAAACCTCCTCAACATTCATATTCGTTTTTGCACTCTGCAATGCAAACATTCACAGAATCTTATTTGCTTGTACTGAAAATATCCATGATACGTACAACAGATAGGAAAGTGCAAGTACCAGATAAACGTGAATCAAGATTACAAGTGCTGAACGAATGTGTAATAGAAACTTACAGTTTCAAAGAACTTGATACCAAACTCATCTGCAAGTGACTGACCCCATGCAGTTGGAACAGCCTAATGAATATCATGAAATGGTCATGATCAATAAGTTATAATATGAGCATTACTACAGCAAAGGAAATAATCAGCTCAGAAAGGAACATCAAACTTACCCTCTTGCTGTCATCCATATCTGCCTTGTTTCCCACTAATATTTTGTTGACATTTTCAGAAGCATGTTGCTCAATATTTCTGATCCAGTTACGAATGTCTTTAGACAACAGAAGTTAAGAACATGATTGAGCCATGAATGAATCATAAAATTTGATGATGTCCTTCAGtgtaaaaacaagacaaattacatAGAGAATTAAAACCTTAGAACTTGGGAAGGCCAGTTCAATATATAATGCTAGAATTGATTCAAGACCACaaactaagggaaacattagaGTCACAATTGTGTTTCAAATGCCTAAAAATTTCTATTTTACAAAGAATCCTAAATAAGAATGGTTAAGAAAAAAATCAAACAATTTTTATAGAGTTCAGAAAATTAGAACACTGAAACATAACAAACTTTTCAATACATTGTGAGCATCCAGGGTAATCCAAATTGGCTTCTTAGATAATTATCTCAGTTTAAATTTTTAAACTGTCCAAAAACTTCTGTACACCTTTTCTTGTTAAAGTTGCATATATTGTTTTTGGACAGTTTTTGGACA
This genomic stretch from Cryptomeria japonica chromosome 8, Sugi_1.0, whole genome shotgun sequence harbors:
- the LOC131052656 gene encoding ras-related protein RABE1c, whose product is MAATGARGRSDYDHLIKLLLIGDSGVGKSCLLLRFSDDSFTTSFITTIGIDFKIRTVELDGKRIKLQIWDTAGQERFRTITTAYYRGAMGIILVYDVTDESSFNNIRNWIRNIEQHASENVNKILVGNKADMDDSKRAVPTAWGQSLADEFGIKFFETSAKTNMNVEEVFFNIGRDIKKRLEESDTKVEPNTIKLNKADQAKGPDSPAQKSTCCSS